A region of Bifidobacterium adolescentis ATCC 15703 DNA encodes the following proteins:
- a CDS encoding plasmid mobilization protein, translating into MPDEVVEGDDGSLTAKNQQYRTGITRSRRIFVRVSDQEFDEIRSAAETRGISVSRYLIESCEVAANLESVRRKYETEPVVKELEAIRTEIWHIGHNINQIARNTNREMAADERDEYSAVIAVRNCALLLAEVREIINGFRWTDTK; encoded by the coding sequence TTGCCGGACGAAGTGGTGGAAGGAGATGATGGGTCATTGACGGCTAAAAACCAACAATATAGGACAGGGATCACCCGTAGCAGACGGATTTTCGTGCGTGTATCTGACCAAGAGTTCGATGAGATTCGTTCGGCCGCGGAAACGAGAGGTATCAGTGTCTCACGTTATCTGATTGAGTCTTGCGAAGTCGCTGCCAATCTCGAATCGGTCCGGAGAAAGTACGAAACCGAACCGGTCGTGAAAGAACTTGAAGCAATCAGGACTGAGATTTGGCATATCGGGCACAACATCAACCAGATAGCGCGCAATACGAATCGGGAGATGGCCGCCGATGAAAGAGACGAATATTCGGCCGTCATAGCAGTGCGGAACTGCGCGTTGCTGCTTGCAGAGGTACGCGAAATCATCAATGGTTTTCGTTGGACTGATACCAAATGA
- a CDS encoding relaxase/mobilization nuclease domain-containing protein has product MIPKISRGSNPAGLVKYLFGKGRHNEHANQHLIACSTDLLDSFDFDGRLIEAYARIGTRFDRRYHDRELRDDPFPRDRRGRHNPDKEHGKDRIWHCSLSIKAGQGILTDEQWDSIVRDYLERMNILPAGDMSKVTWLAVRHGLSRNGNDHVHVMVQLAMDDGWLNTFNDMKNAQRSCREMEREHPELIELDRSTTANHVRYRYAEWRRWAEWKARNEYDGALPWPTLSRDEHTRRIAAVAAETMPKQHVGLIVEACAKASRSEDEFIRRVRREGFNIDPHLRKGVSKDSFKSPSQVVGYQITWRSADGWTERFNAIDIGSDMRLRELRNAWIHDERSEALAVQEWRASMENRPPFLSDGMERQIANLSTYDMEKLINEAFHIAINVRRANENPDDYDQALCEGLRVFDRLFERYGIGNAPTDRNDMDGNVVELLSQPSSARIDHLSSH; this is encoded by the coding sequence ATGATTCCAAAGATTAGCCGCGGTTCGAATCCTGCAGGATTGGTGAAGTACCTGTTCGGCAAAGGTCGCCATAACGAGCACGCCAACCAGCACCTCATCGCCTGCAGTACTGATCTGCTCGACTCATTCGATTTCGACGGGCGCCTCATCGAGGCGTACGCGAGAATCGGAACACGGTTCGACCGACGATACCATGACAGGGAACTTAGGGACGACCCATTCCCCCGCGACCGCCGAGGCAGACATAATCCCGACAAAGAGCATGGCAAGGATCGTATCTGGCATTGTTCGTTGTCCATCAAGGCAGGTCAAGGTATTCTCACCGACGAGCAATGGGACTCGATCGTCCGCGACTATCTGGAACGTATGAACATCCTGCCTGCCGGCGACATGTCCAAGGTGACTTGGCTCGCGGTACGCCATGGACTGAGCCGGAACGGCAACGACCACGTGCATGTGATGGTGCAGCTCGCAATGGACGACGGATGGCTCAACACATTCAACGACATGAAGAATGCGCAGCGATCATGCCGCGAGATGGAACGGGAACATCCCGAACTGATTGAACTCGACCGGTCGACCACGGCAAACCACGTCAGATACCGGTATGCCGAATGGCGTCGTTGGGCGGAATGGAAAGCTCGGAACGAATATGATGGGGCACTCCCCTGGCCGACGCTCAGCAGGGACGAACACACCCGCAGGATCGCCGCAGTAGCTGCCGAAACGATGCCGAAACAACACGTGGGACTCATCGTGGAGGCATGCGCGAAAGCGTCAAGGAGCGAAGACGAATTCATCCGCCGCGTCCGACGCGAAGGATTCAACATCGACCCGCATCTACGTAAAGGAGTGTCCAAGGACTCATTCAAATCACCAAGCCAAGTGGTCGGATACCAAATCACCTGGCGCAGTGCGGACGGTTGGACTGAACGATTCAACGCAATCGACATCGGTTCGGACATGAGACTACGGGAATTGCGAAACGCTTGGATTCATGATGAGAGAAGCGAAGCCCTTGCCGTCCAGGAGTGGCGAGCAAGCATGGAAAACAGACCACCGTTCCTTTCCGATGGCATGGAACGGCAGATTGCGAATTTATCCACGTATGATATGGAAAAACTGATCAACGAAGCATTCCACATCGCCATAAACGTACGACGCGCAAACGAGAACCCGGATGACTATGACCAAGCGCTATGCGAGGGACTGCGCGTATTCGACAGATTGTTCGAACGTTACGGAATCGGAAATGCTCCCACGGATAGAAACGATATGGACGGCAACGTGGTCGAATTATTGTCACAGCCGTCGAGTGCCAGAATAGACCACCTGTCATCGCATTGA
- a CDS encoding ParA family protein — protein sequence MIVAVVNIKGGVGKTTTAIALATLAARKGHEVVVLDADEQSSASLWAWNAEQNGKPLPFSVESANIATLRRLKPDDPRLVIIDTPPTGKITDEATSVSDFVIVPTSPNSIDLQQTSAVADNLEEVGKQYAVLIVRAEPHTIALKSAQEYFREKDSSVFDAVIPKRADLGNVYGQPFGSNLYGYEDVYKELEEATN from the coding sequence ATGATTGTGGCTGTAGTGAATATCAAGGGAGGTGTTGGCAAGACCACCACGGCCATCGCCCTCGCCACCCTTGCCGCACGGAAAGGGCACGAAGTCGTGGTGCTCGATGCCGATGAGCAATCCAGTGCGAGCCTATGGGCTTGGAATGCAGAGCAGAACGGCAAGCCGCTGCCGTTCTCGGTGGAAAGCGCCAACATCGCCACCCTACGCAGACTGAAGCCCGACGATCCGCGCCTCGTCATCATTGACACCCCGCCGACAGGCAAGATCACCGACGAAGCGACCTCCGTCTCGGACTTCGTGATCGTACCGACCAGTCCCAACAGCATTGACCTGCAGCAGACTTCGGCAGTGGCTGACAATCTCGAGGAAGTCGGCAAGCAATATGCAGTGTTGATAGTCCGTGCCGAGCCGCACACCATCGCGCTCAAAAGCGCGCAGGAATACTTCAGGGAGAAGGACAGCAGCGTGTTCGACGCTGTGATTCCTAAGAGGGCCGACTTGGGCAACGTGTACGGTCAGCCATTCGGCAGCAACCTATATGGCTACGAAGACGTCTACAAGGAACTCGAGGAGGCAACCAACTGA
- a CDS encoding class I SAM-dependent DNA methyltransferase, with protein MAHAKFDGYAADYDSWFMTNENVFLSELKLLKASLDLTDGGRMLSVGCGSGLFEKSLQDEYGITVSEGIEPSEDMAAIARKRGMDVQIATAETADLPEESYDVIYFNGSSSYIPDLKVAYGNVLKALKKGGSLVLLDVPKESAYGLLYLLAGKLDTYDSPETVDTAPKCPYPLELVHAALWHTTEEKSKVLTDELGLHDLRYKQTLVAHPVYTNRMVEEPIDGYYAGGYVAIVAKK; from the coding sequence ATGGCACATGCAAAATTCGATGGATACGCTGCTGACTATGACAGCTGGTTCATGACTAACGAGAACGTTTTCCTCAGCGAGTTGAAGCTGCTCAAGGCTTCGTTGGATTTAACCGACGGGGGACGGATGCTATCAGTTGGTTGCGGATCCGGTTTGTTCGAGAAATCACTGCAAGACGAGTATGGCATCACTGTTTCCGAGGGCATTGAACCGTCTGAGGATATGGCTGCCATTGCGCGCAAACGTGGCATGGATGTGCAGATAGCCACCGCAGAGACGGCGGATCTACCAGAGGAATCATATGACGTGATCTACTTCAATGGATCTTCAAGCTATATTCCCGATTTGAAAGTTGCTTACGGAAACGTGCTCAAGGCGTTGAAGAAAGGTGGCAGCCTCGTCCTGCTCGATGTTCCGAAAGAAAGCGCCTATGGTCTGCTCTATCTACTGGCAGGAAAACTTGACACCTACGATTCCCCGGAAACCGTTGATACGGCGCCTAAATGCCCATACCCGTTGGAACTCGTCCATGCCGCTCTCTGGCATACAACCGAAGAGAAAAGTAAGGTTCTGACCGATGAACTTGGATTGCATGACCTACGTTACAAGCAGACGCTTGTCGCTCATCCCGTTTACACGAACCGCATGGTGGAGGAGCCTATCGATGGCTACTATGCCGGCGGATATGTAGCGATTGTCGCTAAGAAGTGA
- a CDS encoding IS3 family transposase, which yields MFSLEERERAVELYFTTPMTTAQVVEHLGYPTRQCLERWLAMDSRYAGHMAKPIIPLETRRRAVELVLGGMQQKQAAKQLGVSVGAVHGWVRAYRKGGMAALQPKNRNSAQGNKPADSRRRPSAADDDDAEALRRRVEELELENALMREVVEVVKKDPGADLRRLSNREKTLLIDRLRPAYSLRSMTCLLAIAPSSYHYHHARLGVDKYAGLRAEVAGAFADSKGRYGYRRIKAVLKTGVSEKVVRRIMAEEGLVAHVPKRRRYSSYEGETTPAPANLVDRDFTAERPNEKWLTDISEIKARDGKVYLSPMIDCFDGKIVAYTAGFSPNAELANRMLEKAASTLPGNARPLVHSDRGCHYRWPGWLGLMERFGLTRSMSAKGCSPDNAAAEGFFGRMKTESVYPEHWEKRTRDEVLILIDDYIRWYNHERIKRSLGWMSPVQYRQSQGMAA from the coding sequence ATGTTCAGTCTTGAGGAACGAGAGCGTGCGGTGGAGTTGTATTTCACCACGCCGATGACGACGGCCCAGGTGGTGGAGCATCTGGGTTATCCGACCAGGCAGTGTCTGGAGCGTTGGCTGGCGATGGATTCCCGGTATGCTGGCCATATGGCCAAACCCATCATCCCACTGGAGACCAGGCGAAGGGCAGTCGAGCTGGTGCTGGGCGGCATGCAGCAGAAGCAGGCCGCCAAACAGCTCGGCGTGAGCGTCGGCGCGGTGCATGGCTGGGTCAGGGCGTACCGCAAGGGCGGCATGGCCGCGTTACAGCCCAAAAACAGGAACTCCGCGCAGGGCAATAAGCCCGCTGACTCCCGTCGCCGGCCGTCCGCAGCCGATGATGATGACGCGGAGGCTTTGCGCCGCAGGGTCGAGGAACTGGAGCTGGAGAACGCGTTGATGCGGGAGGTGGTGGAGGTCGTAAAAAAAGACCCCGGCGCCGACCTGCGGCGCCTGTCGAACAGGGAGAAGACGCTGCTGATCGACCGGTTGAGGCCGGCGTATTCGCTCAGGTCGATGACATGCTTGCTCGCCATCGCGCCCAGCAGCTACCACTACCACCACGCCCGGCTCGGCGTTGACAAGTACGCCGGACTCAGGGCAGAGGTGGCCGGGGCGTTCGCCGATTCCAAGGGCAGGTACGGGTACCGCAGGATCAAGGCGGTGCTCAAGACCGGCGTATCGGAGAAGGTGGTCCGCAGGATCATGGCGGAGGAAGGGCTCGTGGCGCATGTGCCCAAGCGACGCAGGTATAGTTCCTACGAGGGCGAGACGACGCCGGCTCCCGCCAATCTCGTCGACCGGGACTTCACGGCCGAGCGTCCGAACGAGAAGTGGCTGACGGACATCAGCGAGATCAAGGCCAGGGACGGGAAGGTGTACCTTTCGCCGATGATCGACTGCTTCGATGGCAAGATCGTCGCATACACCGCCGGCTTCAGCCCCAACGCGGAGCTGGCCAACCGGATGCTGGAGAAAGCGGCCTCGACGCTGCCGGGGAACGCGCGTCCCCTGGTGCATTCCGACCGTGGATGCCATTACCGGTGGCCCGGATGGCTCGGGCTCATGGAACGCTTCGGGTTGACGCGGTCAATGAGCGCGAAGGGCTGTTCCCCGGACAACGCCGCCGCGGAGGGGTTCTTCGGTCGAATGAAGACGGAATCCGTCTATCCCGAGCATTGGGAGAAACGCACACGCGACGAGGTGCTCATCCTGATCGACGATTACATCCGCTGGTACAACCACGAGCGCATCAAACGGTCGCTCGGTTGGATGAGTCCGGTACAATACCGTCAAAGCCAAGGAATGGCTGCGTGA
- a CDS encoding LlaJI family restriction endonuclease: MNLYTLIDGRHYTDEETWNLLDRVRKVQPSLVSSKERWISISFVGIVAFADCVIFCFPKKLFASPSNISDEDTEQLISLVTKSLIRFRDDYPHSPEDAGFLYSADRRTSTPLLTAMELIQDYEVNGPIRRFLTQYSQNQSGRIAWNRTIQRSDPIFTESSVFYPLPVIARRIDDDDSPLTILHKACVQDCYKRWGWLIDPERYHVNFRQHERGWLPCTQETALTFLSREKWTVFSDREMHVIDLLMQYISSTIRNDSKNDVSFFGTKTYWRVWEATCKHIFHDDQYIYDNLLPQPRWKLPNLKPDTSQRPDVLFVTNDTLYILDAKYYDYRHNMPGGPDIIKQYYYEDTLRSVLCKRKGNDKYSRIKGTTNAFIFPEAPKNEDTVKFHFIADAYIERLPDWRAIPAFALDIKKALSLYVNNTSTNQIAQFWCDLLSEKGSYSFSRELISPISTTKIAKIEESVNLNTGEETR, from the coding sequence ATGAACCTCTACACGCTCATTGACGGACGCCACTACACTGATGAAGAAACATGGAATCTTCTGGACAGAGTCCGAAAGGTCCAACCTTCCTTAGTTTCCTCTAAGGAAAGGTGGATTTCCATTTCCTTCGTCGGCATAGTAGCCTTCGCCGATTGTGTCATATTTTGTTTCCCTAAAAAACTGTTCGCTTCGCCCTCCAATATTTCTGACGAAGATACTGAACAGTTAATATCACTTGTAACAAAGTCACTTATTCGTTTCAGAGACGATTATCCGCATTCTCCTGAAGACGCAGGCTTCCTATATTCGGCAGATAGGCGAACAAGTACTCCGCTTCTCACCGCCATGGAGTTAATTCAAGATTACGAAGTCAACGGCCCAATCAGGCGTTTCCTAACCCAATATTCCCAAAACCAATCAGGACGTATCGCATGGAATAGAACCATCCAAAGAAGCGATCCCATATTCACGGAATCCTCCGTATTCTATCCATTGCCGGTCATCGCACGTAGAATCGACGACGACGACTCGCCTCTAACCATATTGCACAAAGCTTGTGTACAAGATTGCTACAAACGTTGGGGCTGGTTGATTGACCCAGAGCGATATCACGTCAATTTCCGACAGCACGAACGCGGATGGCTCCCATGCACGCAGGAGACGGCATTGACATTTCTATCAAGGGAAAAATGGACTGTCTTCTCTGACCGAGAAATGCATGTTATTGACCTTCTGATGCAATATATCAGTTCGACCATCCGGAATGATTCTAAAAACGACGTATCGTTCTTCGGAACAAAAACCTATTGGCGCGTCTGGGAAGCCACCTGCAAGCATATTTTCCATGACGATCAGTACATTTACGACAACCTACTTCCGCAACCGCGGTGGAAGCTACCGAATCTCAAGCCAGACACAAGTCAACGTCCAGATGTTCTGTTCGTAACGAACGATACATTATATATCCTAGATGCCAAATACTATGACTATCGGCACAACATGCCCGGCGGTCCAGACATCATCAAACAGTATTATTACGAGGATACTCTCCGATCAGTTCTTTGCAAAAGAAAAGGCAACGACAAGTATTCACGTATCAAAGGAACGACTAACGCTTTCATTTTCCCAGAGGCACCCAAAAATGAAGACACTGTCAAATTCCATTTCATTGCCGACGCATACATTGAACGTCTCCCAGATTGGAGAGCGATACCTGCTTTTGCGCTCGATATAAAGAAAGCGCTCTCCTTGTACGTAAACAATACGAGCACCAATCAGATTGCCCAGTTTTGGTGCGATTTACTTAGTGAGAAAGGCAGTTACTCTTTCTCCAGAGAGCTAATTTCTCCAATTTCCACAACAAAGATTGCTAAAATTGAGGAATCTGTGAATCTCAATACGGGCGAGGAGACTCGATGA
- a CDS encoding type II restriction endonuclease, which produces MITADDYKETIKEMRKDHFPSPFDIAYNSFMELGFDKMGKSYFKEHASDFVGQMRTQCWKDFQVCEKKFTVKALSSLIDPMSFKGMEAVDAIKKFVSDYPQHIYELTLSNTQSRRSRAGKEFEAIIEMMLIGASIPTDSQGNVGKQFFAQHHLGKLVDFVTPGAIQYSIDKQRTVLISAKTTLRERWQEVPEEVTRTGAPRMYLATLDSDITENTLNVLYESNITIVTTKENRSHYTNPRVMTFEEMITEASNITEKWEGYSYTDKQRSVVEQFLRKQIEKHKNHPIVCDYYKARLAECL; this is translated from the coding sequence ATGATTACCGCTGACGATTACAAAGAGACAATTAAAGAGATGCGCAAAGACCACTTTCCATCTCCTTTCGACATCGCCTACAATTCGTTCATGGAACTCGGATTCGACAAGATGGGAAAGTCATACTTCAAGGAACACGCCAGTGACTTCGTAGGTCAAATGCGTACGCAATGTTGGAAGGATTTCCAAGTATGCGAAAAGAAATTCACTGTCAAAGCACTATCATCCCTTATCGATCCCATGTCTTTCAAAGGAATGGAAGCTGTCGATGCGATCAAGAAGTTCGTGTCTGACTACCCGCAGCACATCTACGAATTGACTCTCTCCAACACTCAGTCGCGCAGGTCACGAGCTGGTAAAGAGTTCGAAGCCATTATAGAGATGATGCTAATTGGGGCAAGTATTCCGACCGACTCCCAAGGCAACGTTGGCAAGCAATTTTTTGCCCAGCATCACCTTGGCAAACTGGTGGATTTTGTGACACCGGGGGCAATTCAATACTCGATAGATAAGCAACGTACCGTGCTGATTTCCGCAAAAACTACACTTCGTGAACGCTGGCAAGAGGTTCCTGAAGAAGTAACTAGGACCGGCGCACCTCGAATGTACTTAGCGACGCTCGACAGCGACATAACCGAAAACACCTTGAACGTACTATATGAAAGCAACATAACTATCGTGACCACGAAAGAGAACCGTTCGCACTACACCAATCCACGAGTCATGACCTTCGAAGAAATGATCACTGAAGCGTCCAACATTACCGAAAAATGGGAGGGATACTCCTATACCGACAAGCAACGAAGCGTTGTAGAGCAGTTTCTGCGCAAACAGATAGAGAAGCACAAGAACCATCCTATCGTCTGCGATTATTACAAGGCTCGCTTGGCCGAGTGCCTATAG
- the dcm gene encoding DNA (cytosine-5-)-methyltransferase — MVDTDYGQQIKDKRERLHMTQKELADAIGLSKNGDRTIRRWENGESKPTEPEFRQIMEFPENAPFKNPDEADYRSIDLFAGIGGTRLGFQETGRVKVVFSSEINKFSAKTYHANFGEYPAGDITQIAASDIPDHDILVGGFPCQAFSQAGLKKGFEDARGTMFFEIARILKEKRPKAFLLENVKNLVGHDHGNTFRTIKSILEGLGYAVNAKVLAAKDFGVPQNRERIYIVGFDKEQVPNWADFKYPEPPCIPTRLGDILEKNVDDKYTISDALWAGHQRRKQENKKAGKGFGYGLFDEDSPYANTISARYYKDGSEILIRQDGKNPRKLTPREASRLQGFPPEFIIPVSDTQAYKQFGNSVAVPVVNAVAKQLLKVLDASKE; from the coding sequence ATGGTCGACACTGATTACGGACAGCAGATTAAGGATAAACGTGAGCGGTTGCATATGACTCAGAAGGAACTTGCTGACGCAATAGGCCTTTCTAAGAACGGTGACCGTACTATTCGCCGCTGGGAGAATGGCGAATCAAAACCGACTGAACCAGAATTCAGACAGATCATGGAATTCCCTGAGAATGCGCCATTTAAGAATCCTGACGAGGCGGACTATAGGAGTATCGACTTATTTGCCGGAATTGGCGGTACTAGGCTTGGGTTCCAAGAGACAGGCAGAGTGAAGGTTGTCTTCTCATCTGAGATTAATAAATTCAGTGCTAAAACGTATCATGCCAATTTTGGAGAATATCCAGCTGGCGATATTACGCAGATTGCTGCGAGCGATATTCCTGACCACGACATTCTCGTTGGCGGTTTTCCCTGTCAAGCCTTCTCTCAGGCAGGCCTTAAGAAAGGATTCGAGGACGCTCGAGGAACTATGTTTTTTGAGATTGCTCGAATTCTAAAGGAAAAGAGGCCCAAGGCGTTCTTGCTGGAGAATGTGAAGAACCTTGTCGGTCATGACCATGGGAACACGTTCAGAACTATCAAGTCCATTCTTGAGGGCCTCGGCTATGCGGTAAACGCAAAGGTTCTAGCGGCGAAGGACTTCGGAGTGCCGCAGAACAGGGAGCGAATCTATATCGTCGGTTTCGACAAAGAACAGGTGCCAAACTGGGCTGACTTCAAATACCCTGAACCGCCTTGTATTCCTACAAGGCTCGGTGACATCCTTGAAAAAAACGTAGATGACAAGTATACAATCTCGGACGCGTTGTGGGCGGGTCATCAACGTCGCAAGCAGGAGAATAAGAAGGCAGGTAAGGGCTTCGGCTACGGCTTATTTGATGAGGACAGTCCCTATGCGAACACCATTAGTGCACGCTACTACAAAGATGGTTCAGAGATTCTCATTAGGCAGGATGGGAAGAACCCACGTAAACTGACACCGCGTGAGGCATCTAGACTGCAGGGTTTCCCTCCAGAGTTCATCATCCCCGTTTCAGATACACAAGCATACAAACAGTTTGGCAACTCCGTTGCTGTACCTGTCGTGAATGCCGTAGCAAAGCAACTACTCAAGGTGCTTGATGCTAGCAAGGAATGA
- a CDS encoding recombinase family protein translates to MIYGYARVSTNDQTTNLQKDALEKAGCDRIFTEVASGAKAHRPELDHMLDLLREGDTVVVWKLDRLGRSMQNLVDLMTTFDERGVQFRSLTESIDTNTPGGTLVFNIFGSLAQFERDLIRERTRAGLEAARARGRKGGRPAKLDEKQVREVRRLYESRTVTVDQIATMMGVGRSTIYRCLNTSDK, encoded by the coding sequence ATGATTTACGGATACGCGAGGGTCAGCACCAACGACCAGACCACCAATCTGCAGAAGGACGCACTCGAGAAAGCCGGCTGCGACCGGATCTTCACCGAAGTGGCCTCCGGCGCGAAGGCCCACCGTCCCGAGCTCGACCATATGCTCGACCTCCTGCGCGAGGGCGATACTGTCGTAGTGTGGAAGCTGGATCGGCTCGGCAGGAGCATGCAGAACCTAGTTGACCTGATGACCACGTTCGACGAGAGGGGAGTACAGTTCAGATCCCTGACCGAGTCGATCGACACGAACACTCCTGGAGGCACGCTCGTGTTCAACATCTTCGGATCATTGGCACAGTTCGAACGCGACCTGATTCGCGAGCGAACGCGCGCCGGACTTGAGGCCGCTCGCGCCCGCGGAAGGAAGGGTGGACGGCCCGCCAAACTCGACGAGAAGCAGGTCAGGGAGGTGCGGCGCCTATACGAATCCAGGACGGTGACGGTAGACCAGATCGCCACGATGATGGGTGTGGGACGGTCCACAATTTATCGGTGCCTGAATACGTCGGATAAGTAA
- a CDS encoding GIY-YIG nuclease family protein has protein sequence MTRIEDGIQDTEPIRFLELLGLDEEDLAGYSIRLNGSNPEWGKWSDLPDAYYSSYDDLMKWIFTKKWPDKDKATAQIHTRKVLQFIQLKPENPHPTQWLFVGAYDVLDEYTENDGKILYRYNEIPEYASLKARAVVYYKRDPGYTGVVFNLSNNEERRRDFLKTMTLEKIAQSPVSALPFSGYENVRLTHRQLVAAVNNEEWRAALGSVQAVYLQTDRRTGWHYVGSAYSRKGASHGLLSRWKEYASGDHSGGNKQLRNLGAGYIEKNFQYSILEIFDMNKSPKEIIDREHWWMDTLGSVRRNNDEVPHGYNSVAERENSDQHE, from the coding sequence ATGACGCGCATCGAAGACGGAATCCAGGATACGGAACCGATCCGGTTCCTCGAACTATTGGGACTCGACGAAGAGGACCTAGCCGGCTATAGCATTCGTCTGAATGGCAGCAACCCGGAATGGGGCAAATGGAGTGATCTTCCCGACGCCTACTATTCCTCCTATGATGACCTGATGAAGTGGATTTTCACGAAGAAATGGCCAGATAAGGATAAGGCAACAGCGCAGATTCACACACGTAAAGTCCTCCAGTTCATTCAGCTCAAGCCAGAGAATCCCCACCCCACACAATGGCTGTTCGTCGGAGCCTACGACGTCCTCGACGAGTACACGGAGAACGACGGCAAGATTCTATACCGTTACAATGAGATCCCGGAATACGCCTCGCTAAAGGCCAGGGCGGTAGTGTACTACAAAAGAGATCCGGGTTACACGGGAGTCGTCTTTAACCTGTCCAACAATGAAGAACGACGCCGGGATTTTCTCAAGACGATGACCCTTGAGAAAATCGCTCAATCCCCCGTATCCGCGTTACCGTTCTCTGGATACGAGAACGTTCGGTTGACGCACCGGCAGCTCGTGGCGGCCGTGAACAACGAGGAATGGCGGGCGGCCCTCGGCAGCGTCCAGGCGGTCTATCTGCAGACCGATAGACGAACGGGATGGCATTACGTGGGGTCCGCCTACTCACGGAAAGGAGCCTCGCACGGTCTGCTGTCGCGTTGGAAGGAATACGCGTCCGGAGACCACTCCGGGGGAAACAAGCAGCTCAGAAACCTCGGCGCCGGATACATCGAGAAGAACTTCCAGTACTCGATCCTGGAGATCTTCGACATGAACAAGTCACCCAAAGAGATCATCGACCGCGAACACTGGTGGATGGACACCCTCGGATCCGTCCGTAGAAACAACGACGAAGTACCCCACGGATACAATTCCGTCGCCGAACGAGAGAACTCCGACCAACACGAATGA
- a CDS encoding glycoside hydrolase family 1 protein encodes MKEQYEFPPEFIWGASTAAHQIEGNNVASDWWAREHAERTDLSEPSGDAADSYHRYGEDIRMLADAGLGMYRFSIEWARIEPAEGCFSKAQLLHYRQMIDACHENGVEPMVTLNHMTLPLWLATKGGWLNADAVDYFARYVRYVMPILHDVTWVCTINEPNMVALTRGGTEGSDFVAASLPAPDPDISATLVKAHRKAREILSENPRIKSGWTIACQAFHAMPGCEREMEEYQYPREDYFTEAAAGDDFIGVQAYLRTFIGKDGPVPVPEDAERTLTGWEYFPPALGIAIRHTWNVAKRTPIIVTENGIATADDRRRIDYTFDAIAGMHDAMDDGIDVRGYLHWSLLDNYEWGSFAPTFGLASWDRDTFERHPKPSLDWLGSIARKGVMAR; translated from the coding sequence ATGAAAGAACAATACGAGTTCCCGCCGGAATTCATCTGGGGCGCGTCCACGGCCGCGCACCAGATTGAAGGGAACAACGTCGCGAGCGACTGGTGGGCCAGGGAGCATGCCGAACGCACGGATCTCAGCGAACCGTCGGGAGACGCGGCCGACAGCTACCACCGCTACGGCGAGGACATCAGAATGCTCGCCGACGCCGGATTGGGCATGTACCGCTTCTCCATCGAATGGGCCCGCATCGAGCCCGCGGAGGGCTGCTTCTCCAAAGCGCAGCTGCTGCACTACCGCCAAATGATCGACGCGTGCCACGAGAACGGCGTCGAGCCCATGGTCACGCTGAACCACATGACACTGCCGCTGTGGCTCGCCACCAAGGGCGGATGGCTCAACGCCGATGCCGTCGACTACTTCGCCCGGTACGTGCGGTACGTGATGCCGATCCTCCACGACGTCACCTGGGTCTGCACCATTAACGAGCCGAACATGGTCGCGCTGACCCGTGGCGGAACCGAAGGCAGCGACTTCGTGGCCGCCTCGCTGCCCGCGCCCGATCCGGACATCTCCGCCACGCTCGTCAAAGCGCACAGGAAAGCCAGGGAAATACTATCCGAGAACCCGCGTATCAAGTCCGGGTGGACCATCGCCTGCCAGGCGTTCCACGCCATGCCCGGATGCGAACGGGAGATGGAGGAATACCAGTACCCGCGCGAGGACTACTTCACCGAGGCCGCGGCCGGGGATGACTTCATTGGGGTGCAGGCCTATCTGAGGACCTTCATCGGCAAGGATGGCCCCGTGCCAGTCCCCGAGGACGCGGAACGCACCCTCACCGGCTGGGAGTACTTCCCGCCGGCGCTGGGCATCGCCATCCGCCATACTTGGAACGTCGCCAAACGCACGCCGATAATCGTCACCGAAAATGGCATCGCCACTGCCGATGACCGCCGGAGAATCGATTACACCTTCGACGCCATAGCCGGCATGCACGACGCGATGGACGACGGTATCGACGTGAGGGGATACCTCCACTGGTCCCTGCTCGACAACTACGAGTGGGGCTCGTTCGCTCCGACGTTCGGCCTGGCCTCCTGGGACAGGGACACCTTCGAACGCCATCCGAAGCCATCCTTGGATTGGCTAGGATCAATCGCGAGAAAGGGGGTCATGGCCAGATAG